The Kluyvera intermedia genome window below encodes:
- the ldtA gene encoding L,D-transpeptidase: MKPRVNLLCTLVLAFCSHSALAVTYPLPPEGSRLVGSTLNITVPENNHLPLEAFAAQHGQGLSNMLEANPDVDVFLPKSGSTLVVPQQLILPNTVRQGIVVNVAEMRLYYYPPDSETVEVLPIGIGEAGRETPRNWVTTVERKTEGPTWTPTANTRREYAKRGESLPAYVPAGPDNPMGLYAIYIGRLYAIHGTNANFGIGLRVSQGCIRLRNDDIKYLFDNVPVGTRVQIIDQPVKYTTEPDGSRWVEVHEPLSRNRAEYESDNKVPLPITPALRSFTAGEGVDAGRASATLERRSGMPVNISTSQHAL; the protein is encoded by the coding sequence ATGAAACCTCGGGTTAACCTATTGTGTACGCTGGTGTTGGCATTTTGCAGCCACAGCGCGCTTGCTGTGACGTATCCACTCCCCCCTGAGGGAAGTCGACTGGTGGGCAGCACGCTAAATATCACGGTGCCGGAGAATAACCACCTGCCGCTGGAGGCGTTTGCCGCCCAGCATGGGCAGGGATTGAGCAATATGCTGGAGGCGAATCCTGATGTGGATGTCTTTCTGCCGAAATCTGGTTCTACGCTGGTGGTGCCACAGCAGTTGATTTTACCGAATACGGTACGACAGGGAATTGTGGTGAACGTCGCAGAGATGCGCCTGTACTACTATCCGCCGGACAGCGAGACCGTTGAAGTCCTGCCGATTGGTATTGGCGAGGCTGGGCGCGAAACGCCGCGCAATTGGGTGACTACCGTTGAACGTAAGACGGAGGGCCCCACCTGGACGCCAACGGCGAACACCCGTCGTGAGTACGCCAAACGGGGGGAAAGCCTGCCAGCATATGTCCCCGCCGGGCCAGATAATCCGATGGGACTGTACGCCATCTATATTGGTCGTCTATATGCCATTCATGGAACCAATGCTAACTTCGGTATCGGGCTACGCGTGAGCCAGGGTTGTATCCGCCTGCGTAATGACGATATTAAATACCTGTTTGATAACGTCCCAGTGGGGACGCGAGTGCAGATTATCGACCAGCCGGTGAAATACACCACAGAGCCGGACGGTAGCCGCTGGGTTGAAGTCCACGAACCGTTATCGCGCAACCGCGCAGAATATGAATCAGACAACAAAGTTCCATTGCCTATTACGCCAGCCCTGCGTAGTTTTACCGCAGGGGAAGGAGTTGATGCAGGACGTGCCAGCGCGACGCTAGAACGTCGTTCCGGTATGCCGGTGAACATCAGTACTTCACAACATGCCTTGTGA
- a CDS encoding Gfo/Idh/MocA family protein, which yields MSDVINWGILGYARIAKNSVIPAINRAENARVYAVASRNKAELPTGEWDQSYDDYATLLADDAIQAVYIPLPNSLHKEWVIRALQAGKHVLCEKPLGLTAAEAQEMQLIAVKHNRLLMEAFMYQYTDRVRVVKEAVESGELGDIRHINVSFRFLLDRPNTIKMQPALGGGSLYDVGCYPVNFIGMITGRLPVQCKALCETDQGVDTNLSALLQYDDGLIANIHCGFNAFGRNYAEIIGTKGMLCIDKPFLDDAGTVYLHTSEGVRELPVSESDRYQAEIRNFSSAILNEPSRVIPLEETVRNMQVLDMIRAAL from the coding sequence ATGAGTGATGTGATTAACTGGGGCATCCTGGGTTACGCCCGAATCGCTAAAAATTCCGTGATTCCAGCCATTAACCGTGCTGAAAATGCGCGCGTTTACGCTGTCGCCTCCCGCAATAAAGCCGAGTTACCGACAGGTGAGTGGGACCAGAGCTACGACGACTATGCCACGTTGCTTGCTGATGACGCTATTCAGGCCGTCTATATTCCGCTGCCAAATTCGCTGCATAAAGAGTGGGTGATTCGCGCGCTACAAGCCGGTAAACATGTACTGTGTGAAAAACCGCTGGGGTTAACCGCCGCCGAAGCACAGGAGATGCAGCTGATCGCGGTAAAACACAACCGTCTGTTGATGGAAGCCTTTATGTACCAGTACACCGACCGGGTGCGCGTGGTCAAAGAGGCGGTAGAAAGCGGCGAGCTGGGTGACATTCGCCATATCAACGTGTCGTTCCGTTTTCTGTTAGATCGCCCCAATACCATCAAAATGCAACCCGCGCTGGGCGGCGGCTCGTTATACGATGTTGGATGTTACCCGGTAAACTTTATCGGCATGATTACCGGACGCCTGCCGGTGCAGTGTAAAGCGCTCTGTGAAACGGATCAGGGTGTCGACACGAATCTTTCTGCGCTCTTGCAGTACGACGATGGTCTCATTGCCAACATTCACTGTGGCTTCAATGCATTTGGTCGTAACTATGCAGAAATTATCGGTACTAAGGGCATGCTGTGCATTGATAAACCCTTCCTCGATGATGCCGGCACGGTTTATCTGCATACGTCGGAAGGTGTGCGGGAGCTGCCGGTCAGTGAGTCGGATCGCTACCAGGCGGAGATCCGCAATTTCTCTAGTGCCATACTGAACGAACCCTCGCGCGTCATCCCGCTGGAAGAAACGGTGCGCAA